AATCCCGAGTTGGTGGAGAAGGTTCCGAAACCGAACTCGTCCATGTTGGTCTTCCCGACTAGCTTGCCTCCGGCATCCCTGAGCTTCGATATGGATGTGGCATCGAACACTGGATGGTAACCCTCCAGGATCCTCGATCCTGCACAGGTCTCCATGTCCTTGGATGTGAGGTTGTCCTTCGCTGAGAACAGGAACTTGGCATCGCCTGCGGACGTGTCGTCCGTCATCGCATGGAACATGCGGTACTTCTCGTTGACCGCCTTCAGTTTGGACATCACGTCATCCATGCTCATGACAGCCTGGGCCCCCTTACGTACCTGTCGTATGTGTCCATGCCCCTGAGCAGCTCATCGGCGTCGAACTCCTCTTTGGGAACGTCCTCCCTGATGATGTCAGCGACCATGATGGGATTGACACCGCGCTCGTTGCACTCTGGTGCCTCGTTGAGCAGCTCGAAGTAGCCGAGGATGTCCCCCAGCTCCTTGCAGTATCTCTCCGCTTCCTCGTCGGTGAGGGCTATGTGGGCGAACTTCGCCACGTCTCTAACGGTCTTCACATCCATTACTAGACCTTCGGCGGGCTATCGGGATGATTTTATAATAATTATTAGGCGGACTTGTGGACGAAGATGAATCCGTACAGGATCATCCTGCCGTTCTGGAAAGAGTACGGGATGTCCAAGCCTGCGAAGTATTTCTTGAGATCGATCCCTAGGGTGGACACTGACGGGATCATCATGTCCGGGAACCTGCACGGTTCGGGATAAGCGCACTCCCCACAGTAGTCGCAGGGGCCGTCCATGAAACCATCGCACTCGATGCCGTTGTCCCTGAGCTCCAGGACCATCATCCTAAGGGTGCGGTGAACGTCGTCGGATATGGATTTCATCAGCTCCGTGTCGTTGAAGTCGGCCTCGAACTCGCGGTAGGCCAGTATGACGTAGTCGATGCCCTTGTAGTATTCGGCGACATCCCTCTTCGCTCCGGGGTTGCACCCCCAGTTGGTGTCGTATGTGCCGCACTTGTTCTCCTTGCAACGGCTGAACGCCAGCTGATAGCTGTCCTCGTTGTACTCCGGTACCGGCGCCTTTCTGATGGTGAAGCTATCGAAGTCCTTCATGGATGCGACGGATTCCCATGTCTCCATGAGGTTCGCATGGGATTGGAGGTTTAAATGTATGGGAGAGGGCGATTTCATGCACAGGGACGAGGATGCCGTCGAACCCAGATTCCTATGTGTCATTGTAGGGGAGAGCGGTTCTGCGTACCGCAGGGAGGATGGGGTGTACGTGGTCCCGATCACCGCTTTGGGCCCGTAATCCCCGAAAGACCTTTATTATGCGGAATGATAGAACAGGCCATGGCAACTGCAACACCCGAGAAACAACTCGCCGCAGGAATGAAGGCGATGGAAGAAGGCGACTTCAAGAAGGCTTACTCATCCTTCAAGAAGCTCGTTGTCGAGTTCCCCGATAACGCTGAGTGCTGGTTCTACAAGGCCGAGTGCGGGAACTACGCTTCGGGAATGTTCGGAGCCAAGGCGGATATCGAGGAGATCAAGGAGGCCTACAAGAAGGCCATCGAACTGGATCCCGAGCGCGCCGACTACCTCCAGGCATTCGGACTGTTCTGCATATCGATCCAGAAGTACGATGAGGCCGAGGAGGCATACCGTGCAGCTGCGGAAGTCGACGAATCATTGACATCTTCGCTGTACTCCGAGTTCGCCATTGAGTACTACAATAACGTCATGGCGCAGTACGCGGAGATCATGGAGGACCCCAAGGCCCGCGCACCCTATGCGAAGAAAGCTCTCCAGTACATGCTTCTGGCCCTCGACATCGATGCTGAGGAAGCCAAGTCGCTTCTTTGAAAACTTCAGGATAATCTCCTTCCGCCCCTTGCGGGGCGGGAGGATAATTCGTTTCTCATTCTTTGCTCAGAAGTCCTAGGACCTCGTAGAGCAGATCGTACAGCTGTTTGCCCTTCTCAGGGGGCAACTGTATGCAGGATGCC
The nucleotide sequence above comes from Methanomassiliicoccales archaeon LGM-RCC1. Encoded proteins:
- a CDS encoding aspartyl/glutamyl-tRNA amidotransferase subunit C, producing MDVKTVRDVAKFAHIALTDEEAERYCKELGDILGYFELLNEAPECNERGVNPIMVADIIREDVPKEEFDADELLRGMDTYDRYVRGPRLS
- a CDS encoding DUF2284 domain-containing protein, giving the protein METWESVASMKDFDSFTIRKAPVPEYNEDSYQLAFSRCKENKCGTYDTNWGCNPGAKRDVAEYYKGIDYVILAYREFEADFNDTELMKSISDDVHRTLRMMVLELRDNGIECDGFMDGPCDYCGECAYPEPCRFPDMMIPSVSTLGIDLKKYFAGLDIPYSFQNGRMILYGFIFVHKSA